CCAGGACGATAAAAAACACCACCGCCCGGGCCTGTCCTTCCGCAAGCTTGTTCGATATGAAGGCAGTGTTGTAGATGTTCAGCGCTAAAAGTTCTGTTCCCAGAATAGGCTTTCCCAGGAGCATGGTAGAAGGTCCCCCGCTGGTTAAGGAAACATTCACGTCGAATTGTTTAAAGGAATTTACCAGGGTCAAAAAGAGGGTTACCGTAAATGCCTGGGCCGCCATGGGAAGGGTAATTGCCTTTAGGCGCATCCACGCATTGGCCCCATCGATTTTTGCTGCTTCGTGGAGTTCTACCGGCACGTTTTCAATAGCTGCGATGTAAATCATCATGATGTACCCCGCGTATTGCCAGGTCCCCACAATCACCATGGCGACCAGGGCTGAAGTGTTCTTGCTGAGCATGAGATTGTCCGGTTCTGCAAGGAAGGCGAGGGCGGGCATAAATTTCCCCAGGGAAGGGATGGCGTTATTAAAAATAAACTGCCAGATGTAGCCCAGAATAAGACCCCCAATTAAGTTGGGGATGAAAAAAGCCACACGATACAGGTGTTTGAAACGGAGTTCACTGGTCACCAGCAGGGCAAGCGAAAAGGCCACCACATTGATGACCACCATGTTCATAAGTGTATAGGCGAGGGTAATCCCAAACGAATACAGAAAGGAGGGATCGGTAAAACTCTGCACAAAATTAGCCAGGCCTACCCATCGCAGGCCTCCATCAGCCTTTGCCGAAGAAGACCAGTTGGTAAAGGCATAAAAGGATCCCAAGAAAAAGGGAATCACCATTACCATAAGAAAGGCAAAGAGAACAGGAATAAGAAATAACCAGAATACCAGGGCGTTTTCGGTATGTTTCTTCATGGGTATACCTCGTAGGTTAAAAAGCCCCTTGCATCGGAGACGCAAGGGACCAGGACGCTTACTGCTTCAGGGCCCAGGGACAACGATCCTTGTCCCTGAAGGGTGATACTGTGTTACGGCCTAACCGGGGAAAAAGAAGGTAAAACCGGAGCTGGAAACCCCTTGTGTTGATTAACCTGCTCTCCCCCGTCCTGGGTTTATTATTTTATTTTTTTGCGTTATCTTTGAAGGCCTTTGCCATAAGGTCGATAAACTGGGCCTTCGTAATCTGTCCTGCCGCAAATTGATTATATATGGGAGCAAGCACCTTGTCCCGGAAATCCCCGGAGAAATAATACTGATTCCAGGAATACACCTTGCCAGCGGCGGACCATTCCTGGACAGACCTGGAAAGTTGTCCTTCGGGCTGGAGATCGATTCCCGAGAAGGCGGGAATCATCAGGGCTTCCTTTACCATGTAGTTGTGCCCTTCGGGGGTGGTAACAAGGTCGTTCAGGAATTTCTTAGCCAGTTCGACGTTCTTCGAGTCCTTATAGATGGCGTAGAAAGAAGGGGCAGCCACAAAAATACCATCGGTAACTTTTTCCATAGAACCATGGGGCGCAAAGGCCATCTTAAAGGTGGCGTTGGCCGCCTTCATGTTTGGATCTACCCAGTTGCCCTGATGGAGGAAAGCGGCTTTGCCGGTAGCAAAGGCTCCTACCTGGGCATCGTAGTTTCCTGTTAAAAGGATGGTTTTGTCGGCGTATTTAAAGAGCAACTCTACCCAATCGGCATATTCCTTAAGCCGTTGCATGTCCACGTTGCCTGCTAAAAGGTCGTTTACTACGGAAAGATCCCCATAGGGCAGTCCATTAGAAAGGAGACTGTTAAAGTTATGATGGGCCGTTACCCATCCCATTTCGATGGATGCCGCCATAGAAACCACCGAGGTAATTCCTAACTCCTTTTTCATGGAGTCCAGTTTCGCAAAGGCCTTACGATAGCCTTCCAGATTTACCAGGGTTTTAGGATCGATACCGGCTTTGGCGAGCATGTCCGCATTATAGGCCATGCCCCAGCCTTCTACTGCTACGGGGAACCCATAAACTTTCCCGTTGTATTTAAAGGCCACCGAGGTCTTAGAAACCCAGGGTTCGTTGGAAAGATCCAGGATGGCGTTTTCCCATTCTTTGTAGGATTCTAGACCATCGAAAGCAAAAATATCGGGCATGTCTCCTGCGGCGTAATCGGCCTTAAGTTGCGGCCCCATGCCGCCGGAGGTCCCTCCGATGGATTTGATGGTCACTTGAACCCCATTTTTTTCTCCCCATACCTTCGCATAGGCCTTTAATTGGGTATCGATTTCTGGTTTATTCTGCATGAGGGTGAGCTTCTTGGGCTCCGACGCGGGTTTCCCGCAGGACATAAGAGCGGCTACTACCAGAAGGGTAGCCCCTACCAACATGATTCGTTTCATGGTTTTTCCTCCTAAAACCTCTTACGTTTAACCGGTTTATTTAACCGGTTAAATAAAGGGTAGCACACTTTTTTATTTTGTCAAGGAAAAAATGCTCTATTTTTTGTGCTTTTTTATCGAAAAGATATATATCCCATAACGGCAGTAGTTCATCTCGGCTTTGCTTCTTTCCTTTCTTGAAAAAAAGTGGTCACCCCTTTGTTAACCACCTTCTTCTATATAAAGAAAGGAACCGCAAGTATTTGCACGAGGCGGTCATGGATCGAGTGGTATATGTGGATGAAAAGAAAGAGGCTATCCAAGAACTTTCTTTTGCGCTGCAGGATACCTACGAAGTAATTCCTTGCCTAAATCCACGAGAAACGGTTTCGCTCATCAAAAAATACAATCCCAAAGCGGTGCTGTTAGAAATAGCTCTTCGAGGATATAGCGGATTCCAGGTTCTCGAGGATCTTCAGAAACTTCCCCATCCCTTGCCGGCAATGGTGATCTCGGAACACATCGATCCCCTATTTGTAGTTCGGGCCCTTAAAACAGGAGCCCAGGATTACCTTTCACGACCATACACTATCAGCATGCTTACCCATCGACTGAAGCGGCTCATTGCATCGTCTGCCCCTAAAAACCTCGAGAAAGGCGAAGGCTATGTAAAACGACCTTTATCTATTCATAAAGGCTCTTTTTTTATTGGGACATCTCCCTTTATTCAACAGGTTCGTGAGTTAGTGCGTTTTTATGCTGATAGTCACTATCCGGTGCTCATTCAAGGGGAAAGCGGAACCGGTAAGGACCTGGTAGCCCGGATGCTCCATTTTTCTTCATATCGAGCCCACGGCCCCTACGAAGTTCGAAATGTAGGTGCCATACCTCTTTCTCTTCTGGAAAGTGAGTTATTCGGTTGTGAGGTCGGAGCCTTTACCGATGCCCGCCAGCGGAAGGGGTGTTTTGAACTGGCTCACAATGGAACCCTTTTCCTTGACGAAATCGGTAATGCCAGCGATAGCTTGCAGGCAGCGCTGTTAAGGGTGATAGAAGATGGAGAGGTGCGCCGTCTTGGAAGTACCACGAGCATCTTTGTGAATACCCGGATTATCTGCGCTACGAACAAAGACCTGGGAGAATTAGTAAAAAAAGGAAAGTTCCGAGATGACCTCCGCTATCGCATCGCTCATCTTGTTATTTCGCTTCCCCCTCTCCGCAAACGAAAAGAGGATATTCCTCTGTTGGTAGAATATTTTTTAAGAAATTCAGCCTTCCCCGATGCAAGTATTTCGAGTAAGGCCCTTTCTTTCCTTCAAGATTACCATTGGCCAGGGAATGTGCGGCAACTTCGGGCTTGTCTGGAACGGGCCCTCCTTCTCTGTCAGGGGACCCATATAGAGGTGGGACATATCAGCTTTGAGTAAAAGGTAGTATCCTGGAGCTTTTTTTTTCGGGCTGGTGGGATTTCCCTCCGGGCATCCGGTTCCTCCGGCTGCCCTGCGGGCCGCGGGAGCCTCCTGGCGGCTCCCGTCCTGGGAGCCTTACCTCGCATCCGCTCGGCGGAGGCTCCCGATCAAATCCCCCCAGCCTTCTAACCTTTTCGGGCTGGTGGGATTTGAACCCACGGCCTCTTGGTCCCGAACCAAGCGCGCTAGCCCCTGCGCTACAACCCGATACTGGATAGAAAAATGGGCTGCTTCGATAGTCCGAAACAGCCCTTTCACGGGAGCGACGGGGCTTGAACCCGCGATCTCCGGCTTGACAGGCCAGCGCGATAACCAGCTTCGCTACGCCCCCGTAACGGGCATGACTATAGCGAACTATATAAAACTTGTCAAGGCCCTGCACTGGGGTATCTTTTTTCTTCCCCGAAGGAAACGAAAAATAAAAACTAAAATCTGGCAAGAAAATTTCTCTCTAAGTTCTTATGATTTTTAGCCGCCAGGGAAAAGAAATCAAAATTGAGGAAAAGTCAAATAAAAAAGTTGTCCCCTATCGTCCTAATTATTACTTTTTTAGTATAGTATTTGTGGTGGGGGCCCTGAAACCTGGGAATAGAGAAAGGGAAATAATTTTTTTCCTTCTTCAACAAAGGGGGATGTGGTGCTTAGCTTAGAGAAATGAAAGGAAGCAACTATGAAAGATATAGATGGTAAGAAATTAGTCATTTGGATGTTATTTTTCGGTATAATGCTTCAATCGGCATTCTCCTTTGAAAACACCCCTATAGCCGAAATATCTTCCCGGCTAGAACGATTCCGGGTTATACGAATCGCTTCTGGCCTGGAATATCCCTGGGGGCTAGCCTTTCTTCCCGATGGTTCTCTTCTTGTTACTGAACGGGTTGGCAGAATGTGGATCCTGAGGGAAGGGAGAACGAGACAATTAGTGGTTGGATTACCGTCGATGGTGACCTCCGGACAGGGGGGGCTCCTCGATGTAGCTCTGGATCCGGCATTCAGCACAAATCGATGGGTCTATTTTTCATATGCCGCCCCTGGTCCCCGGGGAACCTCTGGAACAGCGGTGGCCCGGGCTCGCTTAGAGGGAAATCAAT
The DNA window shown above is from Treponema sp. J25 and carries:
- a CDS encoding sugar ABC transporter permease translates to MKKHTENALVFWLFLIPVLFAFLMVMVIPFFLGSFYAFTNWSSSAKADGGLRWVGLANFVQSFTDPSFLYSFGITLAYTLMNMVVINVVAFSLALLVTSELRFKHLYRVAFFIPNLIGGLILGYIWQFIFNNAIPSLGKFMPALAFLAEPDNLMLSKNTSALVAMVIVGTWQYAGYIMMIYIAAIENVPVELHEAAKIDGANAWMRLKAITLPMAAQAFTVTLFLTLVNSFKQFDVNVSLTSGGPSTMLLGKPILGTELLALNIYNTAFISNKLAEGQARAVVFFIVLAIISIIQVYVNKRKEIEL
- a CDS encoding extracellular solute-binding protein; amino-acid sequence: MKRIMLVGATLLVVAALMSCGKPASEPKKLTLMQNKPEIDTQLKAYAKVWGEKNGVQVTIKSIGGTSGGMGPQLKADYAAGDMPDIFAFDGLESYKEWENAILDLSNEPWVSKTSVAFKYNGKVYGFPVAVEGWGMAYNADMLAKAGIDPKTLVNLEGYRKAFAKLDSMKKELGITSVVSMAASIEMGWVTAHHNFNSLLSNGLPYGDLSVVNDLLAGNVDMQRLKEYADWVELLFKYADKTILLTGNYDAQVGAFATGKAAFLHQGNWVDPNMKAANATFKMAFAPHGSMEKVTDGIFVAAPSFYAIYKDSKNVELAKKFLNDLVTTPEGHNYMVKEALMIPAFSGIDLQPEGQLSRSVQEWSAAGKVYSWNQYYFSGDFRDKVLAPIYNQFAAGQITKAQFIDLMAKAFKDNAKK
- a CDS encoding sigma-54 dependent transcriptional regulator, whose protein sequence is MDRVVYVDEKKEAIQELSFALQDTYEVIPCLNPRETVSLIKKYNPKAVLLEIALRGYSGFQVLEDLQKLPHPLPAMVISEHIDPLFVVRALKTGAQDYLSRPYTISMLTHRLKRLIASSAPKNLEKGEGYVKRPLSIHKGSFFIGTSPFIQQVRELVRFYADSHYPVLIQGESGTGKDLVARMLHFSSYRAHGPYEVRNVGAIPLSLLESELFGCEVGAFTDARQRKGCFELAHNGTLFLDEIGNASDSLQAALLRVIEDGEVRRLGSTTSIFVNTRIICATNKDLGELVKKGKFRDDLRYRIAHLVISLPPLRKRKEDIPLLVEYFLRNSAFPDASISSKALSFLQDYHWPGNVRQLRACLERALLLCQGTHIEVGHISFE